The region ACCCCGCAGCCGGTCCTGCCGCGCCCCATGTTCGGCGCGCTCGGCCGCGCGGCGGCCACGGGCTCGGTCAACTTCGTGACCCAGGCGGCGCTGGACGACGGGCTGGTGGACCGGCTGGCGCTCGGTAAGCGGTTCGCCCCGATCCGCTCCACGCGAGGGGTCACCAAGGCGGACATGCGGGAGAACGACGCCCTGCCGCGAGTCGAGGTCGACCCCGACACGTTCACGGTGACGATCGACGGCGAGCCCGTGGAACCCGCCCCGGCGGCGGAACTCCCCATGGCCCAGCGGTACTTCCTCTTCTGACGGGGCCCGTCATGACCACGAACGAGATCCCGCAGCCCACGCCCCGGGACGGCCGCGGCGGTCCGGCCACGGGTGGGCCGCCGGCGGACCTTCCCCAACCCCGCCCCTCCCCGCAACCAGGGGGCGCCGCCCCCTGGACCCCCGACAACCCGCCCCCGGACGGACCGCATCAGGCCCGCCGGCCGGCGGGAGGCATGCCGGTAGGGCGAGCGGCGGGGGCGGGGCGACGGGGCATGCATGGGGGGCCCGGGGCCGGGGGTGCGGCGCCCGGCGGGGTTCGGGGTGATGTGGGTGGTGGGGTTCGGGGTGAAGTCCCCGGCGGGGCGCGTGGTGATGTGCGGGGCGAGGTCTGGGGTGACGCCCGCGGCGGGGTTTGGGGTGATGTGGGTGGTGGGGTTCGGGGTGAAGTCCCCGGCGGGGCGCGTGGTGATGTGCGGGGCGAGGTCTGGGGTGACGCCCGCGGCGGGGTTTGGGGTGATGTGGGTGGTGGGGTTCGGGGTGAAGTCCCCGGCGGGGCGCGTGGTGATGTGCGGGGCGAGGTCTGGGGTGAAGCCCTTGGCGGGGTTCGGGGCGAAGTCCCCGGCGGGGTCCGTGGCGATGCGCCCGGTGAGGTCCGGGGCGCCACCCCCGGCGGGTCTCAGGGCGAAGCCTGCGGTGAGTCCCGGGGCGAAGCGCCCGGTGGGCTCTGGGGCGAAGCCTGCGGCGAGGTTCAGGGCGAAGGCCGTGGTGGGGCTCGGGGGGACACTCCCGGACGGGTCCGTGGTGACGCGCCCGGTGAGGTCCGGGGCGGAGCCCAGGGTGGGGTCGCCGCGTTGCTGATTCTGGCCGATGGCCGGTTCCCGGCCGGAGGCCATGCCCACTCCGGCGGGGCCGAGGCTGCCGTCGCCGCGGGGCGGATCCGCGACGCGGCCTCCCTGGAGGCGTTCTGCCGGGGCCGGTTGCACACCGCCGGGCTCACCGCGGCCGGGCTCGCCGCCGCTGCCGCCTCCGGGCTCGACCCGCTCGCGCTGGACGAGGCGGCGGACGCCCGTACTCCCGTCCCCACGCTGCGCACCACCGCCCGGCGGCTCGGCCGCCAGTTGATGCGCGCCGCCCGCGCCACCTGGCCGTCGCCCGAGCTGGACGCCCTGGCCGCCGCCCGGCCGCGCGGGGCGCATCAGCCCGTGGTGCTCGGACTCGTCGCGCGCGCCGCCGGACTCGGGTCGCGGGACGCCGCGTACGCCGCCGGGTACGAGGCGGTGAGCGGGCCCGCGACCGCCGCCGTACGGCTGCTGAGCCTGGACCCCTTCCACGCCACCGCCGTCCTCGCCCGCCTCGCCCCCGAGCTCGACCGGGTCGCGGCGCGGGCCGCCGAGGCGGCTCGGCGCGCCCTCGACGAGGGCCCGGGCGCGCTGCCCGCCGCCTCCGCACCCCTGCTCGACATCGCCGCCGAACAGCACGCCACCTGGTCCGTACGTCTCTTCGCCTCATGACCGAGGCGGTGACCCCTATCCCCCCGCACCCCGTTGGAACCACGGAGCCGTCATGCATCTCGACCACGCGGACACCTACCCCCCGCGCCACACCTACGGCGCCGCCGCCCCCCACCGCCCCGACGGCACCCGCCGGGCGCTGCGCATCGGCCTCGGCGGACCGGTGGGCTCGGGCAAGACCGCGACCGTCGCGGCGCTGTGCCGGGCGCTGCGCGACCAGCTCTCCATCGCCGTCGTCACCAATGACATCTACACGCGCGAGGACGCCGAGTTCCTGCTGCGCAACGCCGTACTGCCGGCGACACGCATCACCGCCGTGGAGACCGGCGCCTGCCCGCACACCGCGATCCGCGACGACATCTCCGCCAACCTGGAGGCGGTCGAGGAGCTCGAGGAGACCGTGGGCCCGCTCGATCTGATCCTCGTCGAGTCCGGCGGCGACAACCTCACCGCGACCTTCTCCAAGGGCCTGGTCGACGCGCAGGTGTTCGTCATCGATGTCGCGGGCGGCGACGACATCCCCCGTAAGGGCGGCCCCGGCGTGACCACGGCCGATCTGCTCGTCGTCAACAAGACCGACCTCGCCCCGTACGTCGGCTCCGACCTGGAGCGCATGGCCCGCGACGCCAAGGCCCAGCGCGGTGAACTCCCCGTCGCCTTCACCTCCCTGGTCGCCGAGGACGGCGTCCGCCCCATCGCCGACTGGGTCCGCACCCGCCTGGCCGCCTGGACGGCGGCGGCATGACGCCCGCTCAGGACGCGGCGGCCCGCGCGGAGCCGCCGTGGGCGGGCGATCCGGCCGCGTCGGGCGGGGCACGGCCGCACCCCTCGCCGCGGACGTCCGGGCGCGGCTCGGCGCGGGAAACCCCGGACAACGGACGCGCCCCGGGTGCCTCAGGTACGAAGGCCGCCCCCGGTACGTCGGGCGCTTCCGCTGCACCAGCCACCCCCGGCACCCCCGCCACCCCAAGCACCGGCCTGCAGGCCACCGCCCGCATCGTCGCCGAGGCGGACGGTCGCGGCGGTACCGCGCTGCCCGTCCTCGCCGGGGACGGCCCGCTCGCCCTACGGCGCACCCGGGCCGTGGGCGGGGAGGCGCGCGTTACCGTGGTCGGGGCCATGAGCGCGCCCCTCGGTGGGGATCGCATCGCCCTGGAGGTGACGGCCGGACCGGGGGCCCGGCTGCACATCGGTTCCGCCGCGGCCACCATCGCCCTGCCCGGGCGGACGGGCCGGCCCGCCCACTACGAGATCCGGCTGACCGTCGCCGACGGTGCGACCCTGCACTGGCTGCCCGAGCCCCTGATCTCCGCCCAGGGCAGCGATCTGCGCATGACCACCAGGGTCGAACTCGCCCCCACCGCCCGTCTGGTGCTCCGCGAGGAGCAGATCCTGGGCCGTACCGGCGAATCTCCGGGCCATCTGACGGCCCGCCTCACCGTCCACCGCGCCGGGCGCCCCCTCCTCGACCAGGAGCTCTCCTACGGCCCCGGCGCCCCCGGCTGGGACGGCGGCGCGGTACTCGGCGGCCATCGCGCGGTGGGCCAGCTCCTCGTCGTCGACCCGTCCTACGCCACCGGCCCCGTCGCCCCCCGCGCCCTCACCGGGACCGCCGTCCTCACGCCGCTGACCGGCCCCGCCGCCCTGGCCACCGCCGCGGCCCCGGACGCCCTCCACCTCCGCCGCGCGCTCGATGAGGCGGGCGCGGCCGTGGGCTGATGTTCACGTCTTGATAAAGAATCGGCGGTTTGCCCTGTACTCGGCGGTAAGCAAGACAGAAGAATCCTGCCTGACACTCTGTGATCATCGCCGCTCCAGGCGGCGCAACAACCAAGCAGGGGGATTACTACGTGAGACGCACAGCACTCTTCGGCGTGGCCGGTGGTGTGATCACCGGGGCGCTGATAACCGGTGCGCTGGCCGCCCCCACGGCTGGGGCCTCGGAGCGGACGCCCGCTGGGGCCGCCGAGGCGCGTGGCGTGGCGGTGGCCGCGGCCAAGGCCGCGAAGAAGGGCATCGACTGGACGGACTGCCCGGCCGACTGGGGGCTGGCGAAGCCCATCCAGTGCGGCTATGTCACCGTCCCGCTCGACTACGCCAAGCCGAACGGCCGCACCATCAAGCTCGCGGTGGACCGGATCGGCAACACCGGCACCGCCTCCGAGCGGCAGGGTTCGCTGATCTACAACCCGGGCGGGCCCGGCGGCTCCGGGCTGCGCTTCCCGACCAGGGTCACCACCAAGAACCCGCTGTGGACGAAGACTTCGAAGGCGTACGACTTCGTCGGCTTCGACCCGCGCGGGGTGGGTCACTCCACGGCCATCTCCTGCGCGGACCCGCAGGAGTACGTCAAGGCCCCGAAGCCGGACCCGGTGCCCGACAGCGAGGCGGACAAGCGCGTCCAGCGCAAGCTGGCCCGGGAGTACGCCGAGGGCTGCAAGGAGCGCAGCGGCTGGATGCTGCCGCAGATGACGACGCCCAACACCGCCCGTGACATCGACGTCATCCGGGCCGCGCTCGGCGACAAGAAGCTCAACTACCTGGGCGTGTCCTACGGAACGTACATCGGGGGCGTCTACGCGACGCTCTTCCCGACCCATGTGCGCCGGCTGATCGTGGACAGCGTGGTCAACCCCTCGCGGGAGAAGATCTGGTACCAGGCCAACCTGGACCAGGACGTCGCCTTCGAGATGCGCTGGAACGACTGGAAGGCGTGGGTCGCCAAGAACGACGCCGCCTACCACATCGGCGACACCCCCGCGAAGGTCCAGAAGCAGTGGGAGACGCTGCGCGCGGCCGCCAAGAAGAGCCCCATCGGCGGGGTCGTGGGCCCGGCCGAGCTGCTCGGGCTCTTCCAGAGCGCTCCGTACTACGACTCGTCGTGGGCCACCGTCGCCCAGGTGTGGAGCGACTACCTCGCCGGCGATGAGAAGGCGCTGGTCGAGGCCGCGGGCCCGGACATGTCCGACACCGCGGGCAACATCGCCTCGGAGAACGGCAACGCCGTCTACACCGCCGTCGAGTGCGCGGACACCAAGTGGCCGACCAGTTGGGCGAAGTGGGACCGGGACAACACCCGGCTCCACCGCGACTACCCCTTCCTGACCTGGTCCAACGCCTGGATGAACATTCCGTGCGCCACCTGGGGTGCCAAGCAGCACACCCCGCTGGAGGTGGGGGCCGCCAAGGGGCTGCCCAAGACGCTGATCGTGCAGAGCACCCGTGACGCCGCGACCCCGTACGAGGGCGCGGTGGAGCTGCACAAGCGGCTGAAGGGTTCGCGCCTGGTCACCGAGAAGGACGCCGGTTCGCACGGGGTCACCGGTCTGGTCAACCCGTGTGTCAACGACCGGGTGGACGCCTACCTGCTCAAGGGCACGGTGGACGCCAAGGACGTGACCTGCGCTCCGCACGCCACGCCGGTGCCCGCGAAGTCGGGTGCGCCCGCGAAGGCCGCGAAGGCCGCCAAGGAGGCCGCCGCCCTCGTCAAGTAGTCGACGAGAAGCGGTATGTGGTGAAGGGCCGGGCCCGTGCGGGGAACGCACGGGCCCGGCGCCGTTTCCCCCGAAGCGATCAGGTCGCGTGTCCGCCGCTGCGCAGCCACGCGTCCTCGGCCGCGTAGTCGAACAGATCGGCCATCGGGTCGTAAGCGGCCGCCATGTCGGGGAAGGCGGTGCGCCAGTCCGGGGTGGCCGCCAGCCGGTCCGCGAGCCAGGCGACGGTCGTCGGCAGCGATTCCATATAGCCGGTCACCGGGTGGTAGTCCAACTCCCGTTCGGCGGCGGACATGTCGTAGACCAGCGGGTGGGCCAGGCTCCAGGGGGTGCTGCCGATATGCGGATGCGGCGGCTCCCCGTCGATCAGCACCAGCTCGCCGCGCACCCCCAGCACCGCGTCCACGGCGGTGGCGATGTCGGCGACCGTCGGGGCCTGCGGATCGCCCGCGTTGAGCACCCGTGAACC is a window of Streptomyces violaceusniger Tu 4113 DNA encoding:
- a CDS encoding urease accessory protein UreF, with the translated sequence MLILADGRFPAGGHAHSGGAEAAVAAGRIRDAASLEAFCRGRLHTAGLTAAGLAAAAASGLDPLALDEAADARTPVPTLRTTARRLGRQLMRAARATWPSPELDALAAARPRGAHQPVVLGLVARAAGLGSRDAAYAAGYEAVSGPATAAVRLLSLDPFHATAVLARLAPELDRVAARAAEAARRALDEGPGALPAASAPLLDIAAEQHATWSVRLFAS
- the ureG gene encoding urease accessory protein UreG; amino-acid sequence: MHLDHADTYPPRHTYGAAAPHRPDGTRRALRIGLGGPVGSGKTATVAALCRALRDQLSIAVVTNDIYTREDAEFLLRNAVLPATRITAVETGACPHTAIRDDISANLEAVEELEETVGPLDLILVESGGDNLTATFSKGLVDAQVFVIDVAGGDDIPRKGGPGVTTADLLVVNKTDLAPYVGSDLERMARDAKAQRGELPVAFTSLVAEDGVRPIADWVRTRLAAWTAAA
- a CDS encoding urease accessory protein UreD, with the translated sequence MTPAQDAAARAEPPWAGDPAASGGARPHPSPRTSGRGSARETPDNGRAPGASGTKAAPGTSGASAAPATPGTPATPSTGLQATARIVAEADGRGGTALPVLAGDGPLALRRTRAVGGEARVTVVGAMSAPLGGDRIALEVTAGPGARLHIGSAAATIALPGRTGRPAHYEIRLTVADGATLHWLPEPLISAQGSDLRMTTRVELAPTARLVLREEQILGRTGESPGHLTARLTVHRAGRPLLDQELSYGPGAPGWDGGAVLGGHRAVGQLLVVDPSYATGPVAPRALTGTAVLTPLTGPAALATAAAPDALHLRRALDEAGAAVG
- a CDS encoding alpha/beta hydrolase produces the protein MRRTALFGVAGGVITGALITGALAAPTAGASERTPAGAAEARGVAVAAAKAAKKGIDWTDCPADWGLAKPIQCGYVTVPLDYAKPNGRTIKLAVDRIGNTGTASERQGSLIYNPGGPGGSGLRFPTRVTTKNPLWTKTSKAYDFVGFDPRGVGHSTAISCADPQEYVKAPKPDPVPDSEADKRVQRKLAREYAEGCKERSGWMLPQMTTPNTARDIDVIRAALGDKKLNYLGVSYGTYIGGVYATLFPTHVRRLIVDSVVNPSREKIWYQANLDQDVAFEMRWNDWKAWVAKNDAAYHIGDTPAKVQKQWETLRAAAKKSPIGGVVGPAELLGLFQSAPYYDSSWATVAQVWSDYLAGDEKALVEAAGPDMSDTAGNIASENGNAVYTAVECADTKWPTSWAKWDRDNTRLHRDYPFLTWSNAWMNIPCATWGAKQHTPLEVGAAKGLPKTLIVQSTRDAATPYEGAVELHKRLKGSRLVTEKDAGSHGVTGLVNPCVNDRVDAYLLKGTVDAKDVTCAPHATPVPAKSGAPAKAAKAAKEAAALVK